In Hyphomicrobiaceae bacterium, the following are encoded in one genomic region:
- a CDS encoding lytic transglycosylase F — translation MGEVSGGVRTIFIRFVVRRGRFQGGRLQAGLLASIAQVTVFIATLIAFGGDRPALALDVTDPFQAATAKPLFGDYDKMVTRRQIRVLIPLSKTYFFLDGGEARGIAVEALRAFEKDLNAKIKDKSKRIFFFAIPTPRGRLLEDLAAGKGDLVIANLTITPERQEKVAFSDPVLTGVKEFIVTPASAKDIQSLDDLSGMTITVRSTSSYFASLKKVNETLEAKGYAPIKIVEADYRLEDEDILDMVQSGLTEATVVDNHIYNLWSQVYENLKAHEAASLRTDGNIAWAFRKDSPQFAAVVNKFVAQSKKGTERGNIVFSEYFKSDKLLKKASDPANTERLNGLLFLFRKYGEMYGIDPFLMAAVAFQESRFDQKLVMRTGATGIMQMMPATARDPNVNLPNITNLEENVHAFAKYFKFLRDRYVNQDGMEEFDRRMLLLASYNAGPERLKKLRAKSTNPNVWYENVEWAVWKSVGLETVQYVRNVHRYYIAFIQAYTSALERRNLKHAAE, via the coding sequence ATGGGCGAAGTTTCGGGGGGCGTTCGCACCATATTCATTCGATTTGTTGTTCGCCGGGGACGTTTCCAAGGGGGCCGTTTGCAAGCAGGACTACTCGCCTCGATCGCGCAGGTGACGGTGTTTATTGCAACTCTGATCGCGTTTGGCGGCGATCGGCCAGCCTTGGCGCTCGACGTTACAGATCCGTTCCAAGCCGCGACGGCCAAGCCGCTTTTCGGCGACTACGATAAGATGGTCACGCGGCGGCAGATCCGCGTTCTTATTCCGTTGAGCAAGACCTACTTCTTCCTGGACGGTGGCGAGGCGCGCGGCATCGCTGTCGAGGCGCTGCGCGCCTTCGAAAAGGACCTAAACGCCAAGATCAAAGATAAATCGAAGCGCATTTTCTTCTTCGCCATTCCAACGCCACGCGGTCGATTGCTGGAGGATCTTGCCGCTGGCAAAGGCGATCTCGTGATTGCCAATCTTACGATCACGCCGGAAAGGCAGGAGAAGGTTGCCTTCTCAGATCCTGTTCTGACGGGAGTGAAAGAATTTATTGTCACGCCTGCTTCTGCAAAAGACATCCAGAGCCTGGATGATCTTTCAGGCATGACGATCACGGTGCGGTCCACAAGCAGCTACTTTGCAAGCCTCAAGAAGGTGAATGAAACTCTAGAGGCAAAGGGATATGCGCCGATCAAGATCGTTGAAGCAGACTACCGCCTCGAAGACGAAGATATACTGGATATGGTCCAATCGGGGCTGACTGAAGCTACCGTCGTCGATAATCACATCTACAACTTGTGGAGCCAAGTTTATGAGAACCTGAAGGCCCACGAGGCGGCGTCATTGCGGACCGATGGAAACATCGCGTGGGCCTTCAGAAAAGATAGTCCCCAATTCGCAGCCGTAGTGAACAAGTTCGTTGCTCAGTCGAAAAAGGGCACTGAGCGCGGTAACATTGTTTTCTCGGAGTACTTCAAGAGCGATAAGTTGCTGAAGAAGGCCTCGGATCCAGCCAATACGGAGCGCCTGAACGGGCTGCTGTTCTTGTTTCGCAAATACGGTGAGATGTATGGGATCGATCCGTTTTTGATGGCCGCCGTCGCATTTCAGGAATCGCGCTTCGATCAGAAGCTCGTCATGCGCACGGGGGCCACTGGAATTATGCAGATGATGCCGGCGACCGCGCGCGATCCAAACGTCAACTTGCCGAACATCACCAATCTCGAGGAGAACGTCCACGCATTCGCGAAATACTTTAAATTTCTGCGAGATAGGTACGTCAATCAAGATGGGATGGAAGAATTCGACCGTCGGATGCTGCTTCTGGCCTCATACAACGCGGGGCCTGAGCGCTTGAAAAAGCTCAGAGCAAAGTCGACAAACCCTAATGTGTGGTATGAGAACGTTGAGTGGGCGGTGTGGAAGTCGGTTGGGCTGGAGACAGTGCAGTACGTGCGCAATGTCCACCGCTATTACATCGCGTTCATCCAGGCTTATACATCCGCCCTGGAAAGAAGAAATCTGAAGCACGCCGCTGAGTAA
- a CDS encoding OmpA family protein, with the protein MLAFTAIKPEALSLTYSSTRGLVVARDILIADRKNSKAYVLGYAQNMPLSIPGTTSLGISGESLIELRTKGKTALSLVYDAQLSRIDGLLQLVEKDIKIPLLIENTIVKVPVVHATGTFGTGDKTGIGDFYFLDNKNNPLMLQSTLQFGWEKQIRSERIVRVTAGASMRSAMEQALSTLRKYDIYGLHFDFDKASLRPDSSKLIKDIAETLKNNPTWTLQINGHTDSIGDAGYNKKLSSERAASVANALVAEGIDKTRLKTDGMGESQPKGNNATLDGRALNRRVELIRTDR; encoded by the coding sequence GTGCTGGCATTCACAGCAATTAAGCCGGAGGCACTCAGCCTAACTTATTCGAGTACCCGTGGGCTTGTGGTTGCTCGCGACATTCTCATTGCGGATCGCAAGAATTCGAAAGCCTATGTGCTTGGCTATGCGCAGAACATGCCGCTCTCAATTCCAGGCACGACATCGCTGGGGATCTCGGGAGAATCGCTGATTGAATTGCGAACGAAAGGCAAGACCGCGTTGTCGCTCGTTTACGACGCGCAATTGTCGCGCATCGACGGCCTGCTTCAGTTGGTCGAAAAGGATATCAAGATCCCGCTTCTGATTGAAAACACCATCGTCAAAGTGCCGGTCGTTCACGCCACCGGCACATTCGGCACGGGCGACAAGACCGGTATTGGCGATTTCTATTTCCTCGACAACAAAAACAATCCGCTGATGCTACAGAGCACGCTTCAGTTTGGCTGGGAAAAGCAGATCCGCTCGGAACGGATCGTTCGTGTCACAGCGGGCGCTTCGATGCGCTCCGCCATGGAGCAGGCGCTATCTACGTTGCGCAAGTACGACATCTATGGCCTTCACTTCGATTTCGACAAGGCGAGCTTGCGTCCAGACTCGTCGAAGTTGATCAAGGATATTGCGGAGACCTTGAAGAACAATCCGACCTGGACGCTTCAGATCAATGGACACACCGATTCAATCGGCGATGCCGGCTACAACAAGAAGCTGTCTAGCGAACGCGCGGCTTCGGTGGCGAATGCGCTCGTTGCGGAAGGAATTGACAAGACACGGTTGAAGACCGACGGCATGGGCGAAAGCCAGCCCAAGGGGAATAATGCTACGTTGGACGGTCGCGCACTCAATCGGCGCGTGGAACTGATCCGCACAGATCGTTGA